TTCCAGCTCTGCATACCCCTCCTCCTCCAGGTGGCGCTTCTTCTCCCGGAAGATTCTGGTTCGCTGCATCTTCTTCTGTCTATGTCTTTCCACGTTCTGACGGGTGCCACTGCGCAACTTAACCGCCCTCGCAGCGTTCTCCTCATCCATCACCCTCCTACATTCGTCGTCGAACCACTCGTTCCGTTGGGTTTGTCTCACGTGCCCGATGACGTTCCCGGCTACGCTGTTGATGGCTGTTTTGATGGAGTTCCAACAGTTCTCGAGAGGCGTTTCCTCCAGCTCGTCCTCATCCGGCAGCGCAGCTTCGAGCGAATGCGCGTAGTCTTCGGCGACGTCAGACTGTTTCAATCGCTCAAGGTCTAACCGGGGCGGGCGTTGGTACCGAACATTATTAACTCCGGATAGTTTTGGGCGCATCTTAACCATCACTAGGTAGTGGTCCGAGTCGACGTTAGCGCTCCTGTAGGATCGGACGTCGGTGATGTCTGAGAAGTGTCGGCAATCAATCAGAACGTGGTCGATCTGAGTCTCTGTTTGATTTGGTGACCTCCAGGTGTACTTGTGTAGGAGGCTGTGCTGGAAGCATGTGCTACGTACGGCCATGTTCTTGGAGGTGGCAAAGTCGATAAGTCTCAGGCCCATTTCATTGGTACGCTGGTGGGCGCTGAACCCTCCAATCACCGGTTTGTATTCCTTCTCCTGGCCGACCTGGGCGTTGAAATCCCCGATGACGATCTTGATTTCATGTTTTGGGCAGTGGTCGTACTCACGCTCCAACTGCGCGTAGAATTCATCCTTGTCGTCTTCGGTACTTCCGAGGTGAGGGCTGTGCACGTTTATGATACTGATGTTGAAGAACCGGCCTTTGATTCTCAACCTGCACATTCGAGGGCTGATTGGCCACCACCCAATCACCCGCTTCCGCATCTCGCCCATCACTATGAAAGCTGTCCCCAGCTCATGCGTTTTGCCGCAGCTCTGATAGATGGTATGACCATCCCGGAACGTACGTACCATTGAGCCTTTCCAGCACACCTCCTGCAGCGCTACGACGTCGAATCTGCGGGGTTTCAATACTTCGGAGAGCACTCGTGTGCTCCCTGGGAAATTGAGCGATCGGCAATTCCACGTCCCGAGTTTCCAATCTCTAGTCCTTTTTCGTTGCGTAGGTCTGTATCGATTGTTCCAGTTCGAGTTTCTTTGTTCGTCGTTCATTACATTACAGCGTTTTGCGGTGGCGGCTTGTAAGGCCTGCGCACCAACCCCCTGTCTCGCCGGAGGACCATCGTGCACAACACTGTTTAGAGTCCCACGTTGGCACGGGGACGTTGGTCGGCCGCCCCTAACCTGGAGTACAGACGCCGTTTTGAGCCGCCCCTAACATGGAGAACAGACGCTCGGAAACTCAAAAAAGAGCCCTCCTTCCCTGTTAGCATACGACCAAGTTCCCACCGGGGTTGGTTACCCGATCTTCCCTTAGTTACTCGTATCCCGGCTGGCACCGCGTGGAGGTCGGGATAGGAGTGGCTGAATAAGAGGCTAAGGATCACGTGTGGGATCTATTTTATTCCTGTAGGTGCACTTGGCACCAATGTTACGCATTATCCAGCCGTTCGCCAGCCAAATGAGAAGTTCtctaaatgagaaaattgtCCTGCGTTTGTGGTGTCATCAAACGCCTTCTTGAAATTCGGCCAATCTCTAGGATTGCCACCGAATCTCGGGAGTTTCATCAAAGCCTGTCGCTTTAGATAAATGGTCCAAtcggcaccattttcgttttctcttttgatgCAGGTTTCTTGCATCACTCTAGAGAAGGTATCCAGTTGCATCTGCTGGAATCTTTCGAACATAGCTTCAGTGGGCCCAGTAGTCACTGCCGCCGCCTTTTGTTTAAGCCTGTTCATTTCACCAACGATATTGGTGAATTTAGGACACGTATAAGGGTCCTTGAGTCCTGGCTTCACCGTAATTTTTACGCAAGATGGATGAAACCATCTATCGCATTGTACGCACTCTATCATG
The Anopheles bellator unplaced genomic scaffold, idAnoBellAS_SP24_06.2 scaffold00291_ctg1, whole genome shotgun sequence DNA segment above includes these coding regions:
- the LOC131214225 gene encoding uncharacterized protein LOC131214225, encoding MVRTFRDGHTIYQSCGKTHELGTAFIVMGEMRKRVIGWWPISPRMCRLRIKGRFFNISIINVHSPHLGSTEDDKDEFYAQLEREYDHCPKHEIKIVIGDFNAQVGQEKEYKPVIGGFSAHQRTNEMGLRLIDFATSKNMAVRSTCFQHSLLHKYTWRSPNQTETQIDHVLIDCRHFSDITDVRSYRSANVDSDHYLVMVKMRPKLSGVNNVRYQRPPRLDLERLKQSDVAEDYAHSLEAALPDEDELEETPLENCWNSIKTAINSVAGNVIGHVRQTQRNEWFDDECRRVMDEENAARAVKLRSGTRQNVERHRQKKMQRTRIFREKKRHLEEEGYAELENLHHSQETRKFYQKLNASRRGFVPRAEMCRDKDGSILTGDREVTERWKQHYDEHLNGAQAEDHGGGESDPVGVTNVEDVPAPTISEVKDAIKQLKNNKSAGKDGLGAELIKMGPEKLASCLHRLIARIWDIEQLPEEWKDGVICPIYKKGDKLDCANYRAITILNTA